A portion of the Saimiri boliviensis isolate mSaiBol1 chromosome 1, mSaiBol1.pri, whole genome shotgun sequence genome contains these proteins:
- the SIX3 gene encoding homeobox protein SIX3: MVFRSPLDLYSSHFLLPNFADSHHRSVLLASSGGGNGAGGGGGAGGGSGGGNVAGGGGAGGAGGSGGGSRAPPEELSMFQLPTLNFSPEQVASVCETLEETGDIERLGRFLWSLPVAPGACEAINKHESILRARAVVAFHTGNFRDLYHILENHKFTKESHGKLQAMWLEAHYQEAEKLRGRPLGPVDKYRVRKKFPLPRTIWDGEQKTHCFKERTRSLLREWYLQDPYPNPSKKRELAQATGLTPTQVGNWFKNRRQRDRAAAAKNRLQHQAIGPSGMRSLAEPGCPTHGSAESPSTAASPTTSVSSLTERADTGTSILSVTSSDSECDV, from the exons ATGGTATTCCGCTCCCCCCTAGACCTCTATTCCTCCCACTTCTTGTTGCCAAACTTCGCCGATTCTCACCACCGCTCCGTACTTCTGGCGAGTAGCGGCGGCGGGAACGGtgcgggaggcggcggcggcgcgggaggcggcagcggcggcgggaACGTTGCGGGAGGCGGCGGTGCTGGCGGAGcaggcggcagcggcggcggctcCAGGGCCCCCCCGGAAGAGTTGTCCATGTTCCAGCTGCCCACCCTCAACTTCTCGCCGGAGCAGGTGGCCAGCGTCTGTGAGACGCTGGAGGAGACGGGCGACATCGAGCGGCTGGGCCGCTTCCTCTGGTCGCTGCCCGTGGCCCCCGGGGCGTGCGAGGCCATCAACAAACACGAGTCGATCCTGCGCGCGCGCGCCGTGGTCGCCTTCCACACGGGCAACTTCCGCGACCTCTACCACATCCTGGAGAACCACAAGTTCACCAAGGAGTCTCACGGCAAGCTGCAGGCCATGTGGCTCGAGGCGCACTACCAGGAGGCCGAGAAGCTGCGCGGCCGCCCACTCGGCCCGGTGGACAAGTACCGCGTGCGCAAGAAGTTCCCGCTGCCGCGCACCATCTGGGACGGCGAGCAGAAGACGCATTGCTTCAAGGAGCGGACTCGGAGCCTGCTGCGGGAGTGGTACCTGCAGGACCCCTACCCCAACCCCAGCAAGAAACGCGAACTGGCGCAGGCCACCGGCCTCACTCCCACACAAGTAGGCAACTGGTTTAAGAACCGGCGGCAGCGCGACCGCGCCGCGGCGGCCAAGAACAG GCTCCAGCACCAGGCCATTGGACCGAGCGGCATGCGCTCGCTGGCCGAGCCCGGGTGCCCCACGCACGGCTCGGCAGAGTCGCCGTCCACGGCGGCCAGCCCGACCACCAGCGTGTCCAGCCTGACGGAGCGCGCGGACACCGGCACCTCCATCCTCTCGGTAACCTCCAGCGACTCGGAATGTGATGTATGA